One Setaria viridis chromosome 5, Setaria_viridis_v4.0, whole genome shotgun sequence genomic region harbors:
- the LOC117855054 gene encoding uncharacterized protein: MGLEMEVEVEVETDPNTSPDEATASGEPKACADCHTTKTPLWRGGPEGPKSLCNACGIRYRKRRRQALSLDAAQQHDQQPSKKAAADPQQDDQQPQPKKKPAADSQEDQQPQQKKKPAADSQEDQQLQPKKPAAAASSTTTNKKDKKKKKDRQVTVELRVVGFGKEVMLKQRRQMRRKKCMSEEERAAVLLMAMSSGVIYAS; this comes from the exons ATGGGGttggagatggaggtggaggtggaggtggagacggATCCCAATACTTCCCCCGACGAGGCCACCGCCTCCGGCGAGCCCAAGGCCTGCGCCGACTGCCACACCACCAAGACTCCGCTCTGGCGCGGAGGACCCGAGGGACCAAAG TCCCTCTGCAACGCCTGCGGCATCCGCTACCGCAAGAGGAGGAGACAGGCGCTCAGCCTCGACGCCGCCCAACAGCATGATCAGCAGCCGAGTAAGAAGGCCGCCGCCGATCCGCAGCAGGATGACCAGCAGCCGCAGCCGAAGAAGAAGCCCGCCGCCGATTCGCAGGAGGATCAGCAGccgcagcagaagaagaagcccGCTGCCGATTCGCAGGAGGATCAGCAGCTGCAGCCGAAgaagcctgccgccgccgccagcagcaccaccaccaacaagaaggacaagaagaagaagaaggatcgGCAAGTCACCGTGGAGCTCCGCGTGGTGGGGTTCGGCAAGGAGGTGATGCTCAAGCAGCGCCGTCAGATGCGCCGCAAGAAGTGCATGAGCGAGGAGGAGAGGGCCGCCGTCCTCCTCATGGCGATGTCGTCGGGCGTCATCTACGCCTCGTGA
- the LOC117855050 gene encoding probable LRR receptor-like serine/threonine-protein kinase At1g67720 isoform X1 — protein sequence MATSRFLFVSLLVFFTGAAVAQMPGFVSIDCGGSANYTDELGLQWTGDGGWFPFGETATIAVPSEKRTQYSTVRYFPSSSSAAAPSSKHCYTLGVRTRTRYLVRATFLYGNFDSSNVFPEFDLYLGASRWSTIVIYDDAKVVTREAVVLAAGPSLSVCLSNATTGQAFISTLELRQLNGSLYYTDSEALAFLGLSARINFGAPTADAVRYPDDPYDRIWESDMVRRANYLVDVAPGTVNVSTDRPVFVASSERPPQKVMQTAVVGDLGELTYRLNLNGFPGDGWAFSYFAEIEEFVVPETRKFKLFIPGLPDVSKPTVDIGENAPGKYRLYEPGFLNISLPFVLSFAFRKTNDSSKGPILNAFEIYKYIRIELGSPDAPVMASLASRYPLADWAMEGGDPCLPSPWSWVKCTSEAQPRVISINLSGKNLTGNVPPEVGALPCLAEIGLANNMLTGPIPDLSGSSNLSIIHLENNQLTGNVPSYLGSLPKLSELYLQNNKLSGSVPRALLSRSIIFNYSGNMYLGIAKQEKKHVIIIISALLGASLLLAAALCCYMLTRKTIKKDSSPEGPDDDDFTRKNKALPAQKNLQNPSTRSREIATETAHPYRLSELEVATNNFASRIGSGGFGIVYYGKLSDGKEIAVKVPTNDSYQGKKQFTNEVSLLSRIHHRNLVAFLGYCHEDGRNILVYEFMHNGTLKEHLHGRDKHISWIKRLEIAEDAAKGIEYLHTGCTPSIIHRDIKTSNILLDKQMRAKVSDFGLSKFAAEESHASTNVRGTLGYLDPQYYISQQLTEKSDMYSFGIILLELISGRPPISTLSFGDHFRNIGPWAKFYYEGGDIEAIIDPSISGAGGYQDVQSVWKIAEAAVRCIDAEPRKRPCMPEVVKEIQDAMALERTSSEAARCGPFSPAAASVRSGGTMRSHDMVMDNLLLMDDEDDSSFSGSVSKLKYPELR from the exons ATGGCCACCAGCCGCTTCCTCTTCGTCTCCCTCCTCGTCTTCTTCACCGGTGCCGCCGTTGCGCAGATGCCTG GTTTCGTGAGCATCGACTGCGGCGGGTCGGCAAACTACACGGACGAGCTGGGCCTGCAGTGGACGGGCGACGGCGGGTGGTTCCCCTTCGGCGAGACGGCCACCATCGCCGTGCCGTCGGAGAAGCGCACGCAGTACTCGACGGTGCGCtacttcccctcctcctcctccgccgccgcccctagcagCAAGCACTGCTACACGCTGGGCGTCCGCACCCGCACCCGCTACCTTGTCCGCGCCACCTTCCTGTACGGCAACTTCGACAGCAGCAACGTGTTCCCGGAGTTCGACCTCTACCTGGGGGCCTCCCGCTGGTCCACCATCGTCATCTACGACGACGCCAAGGTGGTGACCCGTGAGGCCgtcgtgctcgccgccggcccctccctcaGCGTCTGCCTCTCCAACGCCACCACGGGGCAGGCCTTCATCTCCACGCTGGAGCTCCGCCAGCTCAACGGCTCCCTCTACTACACCGACTCCGAGGCCTTGGCCTTCCTCGGCCTCTCCGCCAGGATCAACTTCGGGGCGCCCACCGCCGACGCCGTCAGGTACCCCGACGACCCCTACGACAGGATCTGGGAGTCCGACATGGTCAGGAGGGCCAACTACCTGGTCGACGTCGCCCCCGGCACCGTCAACGTCTCCACCGACAGGCCCGTCTTCGTCGCCTCCAGCGAGAGGCCGCCGCAGAAGGTGATGCAGACGGCGGTGGTGGGCGACCTCGGCGAGCTCACCTACCGCCTCAACCTCAACGGCTTCCCCGGCGACGGATGGGCCTTCTCCTACTTCGCCGAGATCGAGGAGTTCGTGGTGCCCGAGACGCGCAAGTTCAAGCTCTTCATCCCGGGCCTGCCGGACGTGAGCAAGCCCACCGTGGACATCGGCGAGAACGCGCCGGGGAAGTACCGGCTCTACGAGCCCGGCTTCTTGAACATCTCGCTGCCCTTCGTGCTCTCCTTCGCGTTCCGCAAGACCAACGATTCGTCCAAGGGCCCCATCCTCAACGCCTTCGAGATATACAAGTACATCCGCATCGAGCTCGGCTCCCCGGATGCTCCCGTCATGGCGAGCCTGGCGTCGCGGTACCCCTTGGCCGATTGGGCGATGGAAGGCGGCGATCCCTGTCTCCCTTCGCCGTGGTCGTGGGTGAAGTGCACTTCAGAAGCGCAGCCAAGAGTCATCTCCAT AAATCTTTCAGGGAAGAACTTGACGGGGAATGTACCACCGGAAGTAGGGGCTCTGCCATGCTTAGCAGAGAT CGGACTTGCTAATAACATGCTGACGGGCCCAATCCCTGACCTCAGTGGCTCCTCCAACCTATCCATCAT TCATCTCGAGAACAATCAACTGACCGGAAACGTTCCTTCATACTTGGGCAGCTTGCCAAAACTGAGCGAGCT GTACCTTCAAAACAACAAGCTGTCTGGATCCGTTCCCAGGGCTCTGCTAAGTCGAAGCATTATTTTCAA CTACTCCGGGAACATGTATCTTGGAATAGCCAAGCAAGAGAAGAAGCATGTAATCATCATTATATCTGCTCTGCTTGGAGCATCCTTGTTGCTTGCAGCCGCCCTATGTTGCTACATGCTGACACGCAAAACCATCAAGAAAGACTCCTCGCCGGAAG GACCAGATGACGACGATTTTACAAGGAAAAACAAGGCCCTGCCTGCACAGAAGAATTTGCAGAACCCAAGCACGCGGTCGCGCGAAATCGCCACCGAGACGGCTCATCCCTACAGGTTATCTGAGCTGGAAGTGGCGACCAACAACTTCGCGAGCAGGATCGGTTCAGGGGGTTTCGGGATCGTGTACTACGGGAAGCTGAGTGATGGAAAGGAGATTGCAGTGAAGGTGCCGACCAACGATTCGTACCAGGGGAAGAAGCAGTTCACCAACGAGGTGTCCCTGCTGTCAAGGATACACCACAGGAACCTGGTGGCGTTTCTGGGTTATTGCCATGAAGATGGGAGAAACATTCTGGTCTACGAGTTCATGCACAACGGAACCCTGAAAGAGCATCTGCATG GGCGCGACAAGCACATTAGTTGGATCAAGCGGCTTGAGATTGCCGAGGATGCGGCGAAAG GGATCGAGTACCTCCACACTGGATGCACGCCGTCGATCATCCACAGGGACATCAAGACGAGCAACATCCTTCTTGACAAGCAGATGCGAGCCAAGGTGTCCGACTTCGGGCTGTCCAAATTCGCCGCCGAGGAGTCTCACGCGTCGACCAACGTGCGAGGGACGCTGGGATACCTGGATCCACAGTACTACATCTCCCAGCAGCTGACCGAGAAGAGCGACATGTACAGCTTCGGCATCATCCTTCTTGAGCTCATCTCCGGGCGTCCTCCCATCTCCACCCTCTCCTTCGGCGACCACTTCCGCAACATCGGGCCCTGGGCCAAGTTCTACTACGAGGGCGGCGACATCGAGGCCATCATCGACCCCTCcatctccggcgccggcgggtacCAGGACGTGCAGTCCGTCTGGAAGATCGCCGAGGCCGCCGTGCGGTGCATCGACGCGGAGCCCCGGAAGCGGCCGTGCATGCCGGAGGTGGTGAAGGAGATCCAGGACGCCATGGCGCTGGAGCGGACGTCGTCGGAGGCCGCCAGGTGCGGCCCCTTCTCCCCTGCGGCGGCGAGCGTCAGGTCCGGCGGGACCATGAGGTCGCACGACATGGTCATGGACAACCTGCTGCTCatggacgacgaggacgactcCTCCTTCTCAGGCTCCGTCAGCAAGCTCAAGTACCCGGAGCTGCGCTAG
- the LOC117855050 gene encoding probable LRR receptor-like serine/threonine-protein kinase At1g67720 isoform X2 yields MATSRFLFVSLLVFFTGAAVAQMPGFVSIDCGGSANYTDELGLQWTGDGGWFPFGETATIAVPSEKRTQYSTVRYFPSSSSAAAPSSKHCYTLGVRTRTRYLVRATFLYGNFDSSNVFPEFDLYLGASRWSTIVIYDDAKVVTREAVVLAAGPSLSVCLSNATTGQAFISTLELRQLNGSLYYTDSEALAFLGLSARINFGAPTADAVRYPDDPYDRIWESDMVRRANYLVDVAPGTVNVSTDRPVFVASSERPPQKVMQTAVVGDLGELTYRLNLNGFPGDGWAFSYFAEIEEFVVPETRKFKLFIPGLPDVSKPTVDIGENAPGKYRLYEPGFLNISLPFVLSFAFRKTNDSSKGPILNAFEIYKYIRIELGSPDAPVMASLASRYPLADWAMEGGDPCLPSPWSWVKCTSEAQPRVISINLSGKNLTGNVPPEVGALPCLAEIGLANNMLTGPIPDLSGSSNLSIIHLENNQLTGNVPSYLGSLPKLSELYLQNNKLSGSVPRALLSRSIIFNYSGNMYLGIAKQEKKHVIIIISALLGASLLLAAALCCYMLTRKTIKKDSSPEDDDDFTRKNKALPAQKNLQNPSTRSREIATETAHPYRLSELEVATNNFASRIGSGGFGIVYYGKLSDGKEIAVKVPTNDSYQGKKQFTNEVSLLSRIHHRNLVAFLGYCHEDGRNILVYEFMHNGTLKEHLHGRDKHISWIKRLEIAEDAAKGIEYLHTGCTPSIIHRDIKTSNILLDKQMRAKVSDFGLSKFAAEESHASTNVRGTLGYLDPQYYISQQLTEKSDMYSFGIILLELISGRPPISTLSFGDHFRNIGPWAKFYYEGGDIEAIIDPSISGAGGYQDVQSVWKIAEAAVRCIDAEPRKRPCMPEVVKEIQDAMALERTSSEAARCGPFSPAAASVRSGGTMRSHDMVMDNLLLMDDEDDSSFSGSVSKLKYPELR; encoded by the exons ATGGCCACCAGCCGCTTCCTCTTCGTCTCCCTCCTCGTCTTCTTCACCGGTGCCGCCGTTGCGCAGATGCCTG GTTTCGTGAGCATCGACTGCGGCGGGTCGGCAAACTACACGGACGAGCTGGGCCTGCAGTGGACGGGCGACGGCGGGTGGTTCCCCTTCGGCGAGACGGCCACCATCGCCGTGCCGTCGGAGAAGCGCACGCAGTACTCGACGGTGCGCtacttcccctcctcctcctccgccgccgcccctagcagCAAGCACTGCTACACGCTGGGCGTCCGCACCCGCACCCGCTACCTTGTCCGCGCCACCTTCCTGTACGGCAACTTCGACAGCAGCAACGTGTTCCCGGAGTTCGACCTCTACCTGGGGGCCTCCCGCTGGTCCACCATCGTCATCTACGACGACGCCAAGGTGGTGACCCGTGAGGCCgtcgtgctcgccgccggcccctccctcaGCGTCTGCCTCTCCAACGCCACCACGGGGCAGGCCTTCATCTCCACGCTGGAGCTCCGCCAGCTCAACGGCTCCCTCTACTACACCGACTCCGAGGCCTTGGCCTTCCTCGGCCTCTCCGCCAGGATCAACTTCGGGGCGCCCACCGCCGACGCCGTCAGGTACCCCGACGACCCCTACGACAGGATCTGGGAGTCCGACATGGTCAGGAGGGCCAACTACCTGGTCGACGTCGCCCCCGGCACCGTCAACGTCTCCACCGACAGGCCCGTCTTCGTCGCCTCCAGCGAGAGGCCGCCGCAGAAGGTGATGCAGACGGCGGTGGTGGGCGACCTCGGCGAGCTCACCTACCGCCTCAACCTCAACGGCTTCCCCGGCGACGGATGGGCCTTCTCCTACTTCGCCGAGATCGAGGAGTTCGTGGTGCCCGAGACGCGCAAGTTCAAGCTCTTCATCCCGGGCCTGCCGGACGTGAGCAAGCCCACCGTGGACATCGGCGAGAACGCGCCGGGGAAGTACCGGCTCTACGAGCCCGGCTTCTTGAACATCTCGCTGCCCTTCGTGCTCTCCTTCGCGTTCCGCAAGACCAACGATTCGTCCAAGGGCCCCATCCTCAACGCCTTCGAGATATACAAGTACATCCGCATCGAGCTCGGCTCCCCGGATGCTCCCGTCATGGCGAGCCTGGCGTCGCGGTACCCCTTGGCCGATTGGGCGATGGAAGGCGGCGATCCCTGTCTCCCTTCGCCGTGGTCGTGGGTGAAGTGCACTTCAGAAGCGCAGCCAAGAGTCATCTCCAT AAATCTTTCAGGGAAGAACTTGACGGGGAATGTACCACCGGAAGTAGGGGCTCTGCCATGCTTAGCAGAGAT CGGACTTGCTAATAACATGCTGACGGGCCCAATCCCTGACCTCAGTGGCTCCTCCAACCTATCCATCAT TCATCTCGAGAACAATCAACTGACCGGAAACGTTCCTTCATACTTGGGCAGCTTGCCAAAACTGAGCGAGCT GTACCTTCAAAACAACAAGCTGTCTGGATCCGTTCCCAGGGCTCTGCTAAGTCGAAGCATTATTTTCAA CTACTCCGGGAACATGTATCTTGGAATAGCCAAGCAAGAGAAGAAGCATGTAATCATCATTATATCTGCTCTGCTTGGAGCATCCTTGTTGCTTGCAGCCGCCCTATGTTGCTACATGCTGACACGCAAAACCATCAAGAAAGACTCCTCGCCGGAAG ATGACGACGATTTTACAAGGAAAAACAAGGCCCTGCCTGCACAGAAGAATTTGCAGAACCCAAGCACGCGGTCGCGCGAAATCGCCACCGAGACGGCTCATCCCTACAGGTTATCTGAGCTGGAAGTGGCGACCAACAACTTCGCGAGCAGGATCGGTTCAGGGGGTTTCGGGATCGTGTACTACGGGAAGCTGAGTGATGGAAAGGAGATTGCAGTGAAGGTGCCGACCAACGATTCGTACCAGGGGAAGAAGCAGTTCACCAACGAGGTGTCCCTGCTGTCAAGGATACACCACAGGAACCTGGTGGCGTTTCTGGGTTATTGCCATGAAGATGGGAGAAACATTCTGGTCTACGAGTTCATGCACAACGGAACCCTGAAAGAGCATCTGCATG GGCGCGACAAGCACATTAGTTGGATCAAGCGGCTTGAGATTGCCGAGGATGCGGCGAAAG GGATCGAGTACCTCCACACTGGATGCACGCCGTCGATCATCCACAGGGACATCAAGACGAGCAACATCCTTCTTGACAAGCAGATGCGAGCCAAGGTGTCCGACTTCGGGCTGTCCAAATTCGCCGCCGAGGAGTCTCACGCGTCGACCAACGTGCGAGGGACGCTGGGATACCTGGATCCACAGTACTACATCTCCCAGCAGCTGACCGAGAAGAGCGACATGTACAGCTTCGGCATCATCCTTCTTGAGCTCATCTCCGGGCGTCCTCCCATCTCCACCCTCTCCTTCGGCGACCACTTCCGCAACATCGGGCCCTGGGCCAAGTTCTACTACGAGGGCGGCGACATCGAGGCCATCATCGACCCCTCcatctccggcgccggcgggtacCAGGACGTGCAGTCCGTCTGGAAGATCGCCGAGGCCGCCGTGCGGTGCATCGACGCGGAGCCCCGGAAGCGGCCGTGCATGCCGGAGGTGGTGAAGGAGATCCAGGACGCCATGGCGCTGGAGCGGACGTCGTCGGAGGCCGCCAGGTGCGGCCCCTTCTCCCCTGCGGCGGCGAGCGTCAGGTCCGGCGGGACCATGAGGTCGCACGACATGGTCATGGACAACCTGCTGCTCatggacgacgaggacgactcCTCCTTCTCAGGCTCCGTCAGCAAGCTCAAGTACCCGGAGCTGCGCTAG
- the LOC117855051 gene encoding uncharacterized protein, producing the protein MADARGEASGGDKATRPSRLRVVRPDVQEVLKSPRRSRPKKQQPPPPPQPPPPRKQKQVKEKKDRGKEKEKEKEKGEEEQFDPVRYNCAFQHEDEGSRDFAPPELVWGKVRSHPWWPGQVFDAADASEVALQHRKAGAPLVAYFWDRTFAWSDGSALLPFHANFTRLSAQSSMSGFVSAVDAALQEVGRRVEAGLSCSCFASSVATRQEVQNSGIRQGAYGAAVDASYMRDAFQGKAFLNYISALGRRPLAGADLLDLATARAQLRAFNRSRGSRDLPEFVTFEGIEEFAVAIPRTKGQRMNKSGESDVPTKDNKSRHAGSSSHRKQTLPEAMEEDSGGGATDDTLSSKGKRSKHMKSSEKKKKIGISKDSGGLDTADVVEGKTPANKTVDGISSMSKSGRTLRSMRKKEDALEGLKRLGNEDSDETLTGKSKDAPLLKESKLMHRTSSARKRSKITDHGHEVEDLIVNNSASIGKRRSGRAEMSNRVPISEHGRKKKKLSELMAETGSPNSASDGKSKTRGKRSSHESTEKAEDPDRDSKDTMKARKRKKLNTLGDLSSQSEPSCHKKSTKVGKLMTKASGSSISHTPPAVKANGAASQTKSRRAKHKLVNAADKSPRPVKVDRGKKEAFSEESLSCDEMLWQLSVAACDLKQREKIVPTSVNFFTDFRNNLTVSSSDVNEEVPEKAANIESTPSEQPLADHMKDDYWADILINVEEPLSSLKKKKDESKKRTSKKAHQVKKLTDTPSVTLENADEPRSEGKEDTENGEQLKAESKPVVANGSRLNTGTKSAEEMEHSNGVLAGLVLHFSGPRAVPSRSDLIKIFSQYGPVSEAKAEIANNANSAQVIFKRRMDAEAAFAGAGKISALGPALVSFRLTDFPAVASGNEPSHGASKK; encoded by the coding sequence ATGGCGGATGCACGGGGAGAGGCTTCCGGCGGGGACAAGGCCACGCGCCCGTCGCGCCTCCGCGTCGTACGCCCGGACGTCCAGGAAGTCCTCAAGAGCCCTCGCCGTAGCCGCCCTAAGAAGCAgcagcctccgcctccgccccagcccccgccgccaaggaagcagaagcaggtaaaggagaagaaagaccgggggaaggagaaggagaaggagaaagagaagggagaggaggagcaatTCGATCCCGTGCGGTACAATTGCGCCTTCCAGCACGAGGACGAAGGGAGCCGCGACTTCGCGCCGCCGGAGCTTGTTTGGGGTAAGGTGCGGAGCCACCCATGGTGGCCCGGCCAGGTCTTCGACGCTGCTGACGCGTCCGAGGTCGCGCTGCAGCACCGGAAGGCCGGCGCCCCGCTTGTCGCCTATTTCTGGGACAGGACCTTCGCTTGGAGCGACGGCTCCGCGCTGCTCCCCTTCCACGCCAACTTCACGCGGTTGTCCGCCCAGAGCTCCATGTCCGGCTTCGTctccgccgtcgacgccgcgctGCAGGAGGTTGGGCGACGCGTGGAAGCTGGCCTCTCGTGCAGTTGTTTCGCTTCCAGTGTTGCCACCAGGCAGGAGGTTCAGAACTCTGGCATCCGGCAAGGAGCCTATGGTGCAGCGGTAGACGCCTCGTATATGAGGGACGCCTTCCAAGGCAAAGCATTTCTGAACTACATCTCAGCACTGGGAAGGAGGCCGCTGGCTGGCGctgatcttcttgaccttgcCACTGCCAGAGCGCAGCTGAGGGCGTTCAACCGATCAAGGGGTTCAAGGGATCTCCCTGAGTTTGTGACGTTCGAGGGTATTGAGGAGTTTGCGGTGGCGATCCCACGCACAAAAGGGCAAAGGATGAACAAGAGTGGTGAGTCTGATGTTCCGACCAAGGATAATAAATCCAGGCATGCTGGGAGTTCATCGCACAGGAAACAGACTTTACCGGAAGCTATGGAGGAGGACAGCGGTGGAGGCGCAACAGATGATACATTGAGTAGCAAGGGGAAAAGGTCAAAGCACATGAAGAGttcagagaagaagaagaaaataggcATTTCCAAAGATTCAGGTGGACTCGATACAGCTGATGTTGTTGAGGGCAAAACACCAGCCAACAAGACAGTGGATGGTATTTCGAGCATGAGCAAATCTGGGCGCACGCTAAGATCCATGCGCAAGAAGGAAGATGCCTTGGAGGGTTTGAAAAGGCTGGGAAATGAAGATAGTGATGAAACCTTAACAGGGAAAAGCAAAGATGCCCCTTTGCTTAAAGAAAGCAAGCTGATGCATAGAACGAGCTCTGCACGCAAGAGGAGTAAAATTACAGACCATGGGCATGAAGTTGAAGATCTCATTGTGAACAATTCCGCTTCGATTGGCAAGAGAAGGTCGGGGCGTGCTGAAATGAGCAATAGAGTGCCCATCTCCGAGCATggtaggaagaagaagaaactttCTGAACTTATGGCAGAGACAGGCAGTCCTAATTCTGCATCTGATGGCAAGAGCAAGACTCGAGGGAAGCGTTCTTCGCACGAATCAACTGAGAAAGCTGAGGATCCTGATCGTGACTCCAAGGATACGATGAAGgctaggaaaagaaagaagctCAATACATTGGGGGATTTGTCTTCCCAGTCAGAGCCTTCCTGTCATAAGAAGTCCACAAAGGTTGGGAAACTGATGACCAAAGCTTCTGGGAGCAGCATATCACATACACCACCTGCTGTCAAAGCTAATGGTGCAGCGTCTCAGACAAAATCACGCAGAGCTAAACACAAGCTAGTAAATGCTGCAGACAAGTCTCCACGTCCTGTGAAGGTGGATCGGGGCAAGAAAGAAGCCTTTAGTGAGGAGTCTCTATCTTGCGATGAAATGCTATGGCAGCTCTCAGTAGCTGCATGTGATCTTAAGCAGCGAGAGAAAATCGTCCCCACAAGTGTTAACTTCTTTACTGATTTTAGGAACAACTTGACGGTTTCTAGTTCTGATGTCAATGAGGAGGTACCTGAGAAGGCAGCTAACATTGAATCCACTCCTTCTGAACAGCCTCTTGCTGATCATATGAAGGATGACTATTGGGCTGACATTCTCATTAATGTGGAGGAGCCACTGTCTAGcctcaaaaagaagaaagatgagAGTAAgaaaagaacaagcaagaagGCACATCAGGTCAAGAAACTTACTGATACTCCATCAGTGACTCTGGAAAATGCAGATGAGCCAAGAAGTGAAGGCAAAGAAGATACAGAGAATGGGGAACAACTTAAGGCCGAAAGCAAACCGGTGGTCGCAAATGGGTCTCGACTGAACACTGGAACCAAATCTGCTGAAGAAATGGAACATAGCAATGGCGTGCTGGCTGGGCTGGTGCTGCACTTCAGCGGGCCAAGAGCTGTTCCATCACGCAGTGACCTTATCAAGATTTTTAGTCAATACGGGCCTGTTAGCGAAGCCAAGGCAGAGATTGCAAACAATGCCAACTCTGCTCAGGTGATCTTCAAGAGGCGCATGGATGCTGAGGCAGCGTTTGCAGGCGCTGGGAAAATCAGTGCCCTTGGACCAGCCCTTGTCAGCTTTCGACTCACCGACTTCCCAGCTGTTGCTTCAGGAAATGAACCTTCGCATGGTGCATCAAAGAAATGA